CTACTTCGATGAGTCCTGAAAATCTAAGGCTAATGATAGGTGGAAAGGATTGTTTACAACCTTATAGTGCAAATTTATTAAATATATCTGCAATGAGTTACGGTTCACTTAGTAAAAATGCTATTTTAGCCTTAAATGGTGGAGCCAAGGATGGTGGTTTTGCCCAAAATACAGGTGAAGGTGGAATTACTCCTTACCATTTAGAAAATGGTGGAGATATCATTTGGCAGATTGGTACTGGTTATTTTGGTTGTCGAAATAAGGATGGAAGTTTTAATGAACTTGAATTTGTAAAAAAAGCTGCGCATATTCCACAAATAAAAATGATAGAAATAAAGCTTTCACAAGGTGCAAAACCAGGGCATGGTGGAATTTTACCAGCAAAAAAAGTCACCCCAGAAATTGCAGAAATACGTGGAGTTCCGATGGGAAGAGATGTTTTATCTCCTCCAGCACATTCCGCTTTTACTTCACCTACAGAAATGATGTATTTTATTGGCAAGCTTCGGAAACTTTCAGGTGGTAAACCTGTTGGAATTAAATTGTGTTTAGGAAATAAATGGGAATTTGTTGCATTATGCAAAGCTATGTTGCTAACAAATATGATGCCAGACTACATTTCTATTGATGGTGGAGAAGGAGGGACGGGCGCTGCTCCTTTAGAATTTACTAATTCGGTAGGAACTCCTGGAATAGATGCTCTTATATTTGTGCATAACTGTTTGGTTGGTTTTGGTTTACGCAAAAAAATAAGAATCATGTCATCTGGTAAAGTAACAACTGGCTTTGAAATGATAAAATTAATTGCCTTGGGTGCAGATCTTGTTTACTCGGCTAGAGGGATGTTATTGGCTCTTGGTTGTATTCAAGCTTTAAAATGCAATTCAAATGATTGTCCTACAGGAATTACAACTCAAGATCCTCAGCTTATTCAAGGATTAGTGGTTAAAGATAAAAGAAAAAGAGTTTCGCACTTTCATCATGAAACCATTAAAAGTATGGTCGAAATTATAGATGCTATGGGTTTAGAGGGAACACACGAACTTCGCCCTTGGCATGTGATGCGCCGGGTGAGCGAAACTGAATCTAAAAGTTATGCCGAAATTTTTGAATATATTCCTGAAGGTTCTTTGCTATCCAATAATATTCCAGCATCCTTTGAAACAGCTGTGAAATTAGCCAGTCCAGAAACTTTTAAACCTCTTTTTGTTTAAGAAAAATTTTTTTCTAGTAAATACTACTGACTTTACTATAGCTGTTTCATAAACAATTATAACATCTTATTTTTTTTCTGCTTTTCAAAATTAGGCATAAAAATTAAAAGTTTAGTTTTCAAAGTCGAAGTTTATTATGTATATTTCCATTTCAACGACTTTTGCAAGAGGTTTTTAAATGGAATTAAAACGTGGAATTTCTACATCGGGCATATTATTTGCCTCTGTTAGTGCAACGATTGGTTCTGGATGGCTGTTTGGATCTTTATATGCCTCAAAAATGGCAGGGCCAGCGGCAATACTATCATGGCTCATTGGAGCAGTTGCTATTATCATAATTGCTCTTTGTTTTTCAGAGCTATCAACTATGTTCCCTGTATCCGGTGGTATGAGCATTTTTCCTCAGTTGACCCATGGCAATTTAGTTTCTTTCATGTTGGGTTGGATCTCTTGGTTAGCTTTTATTGTTATTGTTCCTATTGAAGTTTTAGCAGTGATACAATATGCCGCAAATTTTTTTCCTGATTTAATGCTGAAAGATAAATTAACGGCTTCGGGTTATGTTTTAGCCTTTTTTTTAACAGCCTTTTTATTATTGATTAATGTAACAAGTGCTAAGTTTATGTCTAAAACAAGTTTTTACATTACAATATGGAAAATTTTTATTCCTTGCTTATTAATAGTTCTATTTTTTTATAAATCTTCACACTTTGAAAATTTAACAAGTCATGGTTTTGCTCCAAATGGGATGCATGGGATTTTTGCTTCGCTCTCTATTGGAGGAATTATTTTAGCATATAATGGTTTTCAACCAGGTGTTGCCTTAGCTGGAGAAACTAAAAATCCACAAAAAAGTATTCCTATTGCAATTATCGGTTCCATGCTTATTTGCATGGTTATTTATTGTCTCTTACAGTTAGCATTTATCTTAGCTATTCCTCCAGAATTATTAGGGCAGGGGTGGGATAAATTAACTTTTCCAGGTGAAGCAGGTCCTTTTGCTGGATTAGCTACAGTAATAGGAATTGCTTGGTTTGGAATGATTTTATATTCCGATGCTTTAATTTCTCCATTTGGAAGTGGTATCGTTTTTATGGCATCTTCAGCAAGAGCTTCATACAGTATGAGTAAAAGTGGGCAAATGCCAATGATGTTTCAAAAATTATCTAAAAATGGAGTTCCCGTTTTAGGACTGATTGTAAGTTTTATTGTTTCTTTATTGATATTTGCTTTTTTAGATAACTGGCAAGAAATGGCTGCCTTTTATGCTGCGGCTATTTGTTTATGTAATGCGGTTATACCTGTAACTTTATATGTATTACGAAAAGATTTTCCTAATCTTCCAAGACCTTTTAAAGTTTTTAACTATCGTATTGTTTCATTTCTCGCATTTTATATTAGCAGCATGCTTTTATTTTGGAGTGGCTGGAACATCATGCTTAAATTAAGTGTAATCATAGTAATAGGATTTTTCTCTTTAATACTTATCAGAAAATTTAGTAATCAAACATTTTCATTTGATTTGCTAGGGTTCTCTTGGTTATTATTTTATATGCTATCTTTAGGAGTCGTTACTTATCATGGAACCTATGATGGTGGGTCTGGTGCAATAAAAAATGGTGTTGATTTTCTTTTAATTGCTATAATTTGCTTTGTTTCTTTAATTCTTGCGACAAAGTTTAAATTATCGAAAGAAAAATCTAATATTGCAATAAATAAAACTATACAAGAATTACAAAATGAGAGAAAAAAATATAGTAATCAGCAAGTTGCATAAATAAATTCCTGCAAGTATTCCTTTTCCAGCATGACTAGGAAAAAGATTCATCGTTTGTCGGGAATATTAATTTCCGCATTTTAAAATCTACTTAAAATATTAATTAGAAGAATATTTTATGTAGGTAAACTATGTTTCCATATTTATTCCTTTTTCTTTTTATTTTTACTGGTTGTAGTTACTTTCAAGCTGGATCTATTACAGTAAAAGTGGTCAGTCATGGACAATTACTTCCGAATAGTTCAGTAACTTTATATCAAATTAATGCAGTAAATAGAAAAAAGATGAAAGTCATTGAAGGGATTACTAATAAAAATGGTTTCGTTAAGTGGAAAGTAGATTTTTCTAAATTACCACAAATGAAAATATTTGTTCAAAGTAATAATTTAGATAGAATATATCTTCCAGAAATTGTGGCATTAACTGCACCAAAATGGTGGCAAGATAGAGATCTCAATTTAACCATTTCTTTAAGAGAAATTCCTATAATTATTGAAGAAAGTAATAAAAAAATTGGAATACAAAATTTATCGGATAATGATCCTATTTTAGATTTTCCCATAGAGCCCTTAAATCAAACTGTTAATATTGCACAAATAGAAGAAAATTTACCCGTAGAACCTATTCCAGAATCTTTGCCCACCATGGGATTATCTGAAAATGAAAAACAGACTGGAGCATCTTGGACAGAGAAGGCAATCTTTAAAACATCACCTATTTTGAATACCATAACCGAAAAAAAATCTGTTTTATTTGAAGATACTATAACAATATCAGTTTTTTACCAAAATCATCCAATTGAAGATGCCTACATCTTCTTTGGGAAAAATGGGACACAATCAATACGTTTGGTTGGAAGTACAGATTCTTCAGGAAATATTTCAACATCAGTTCTACATTCCATGCGACCAGATTCCGTGATTGTCAAAAAAGATAGTTTTATCACAAATATTAGACCATTGGTTTCAGGAAGTGGAAAGCAAGAATTAAAAATAGAATTAAATGAAGGAAAAAGTTCTGACTTCATAATTCAAAATTTTGCTTATTTTATAGGAAGAGGTATTGATAAATCTGAATTAAAGCTAAATTCTTTGAAATTAGATGTATCAAGTATGTTAGGTATTGTATCAACACAAAAGCAACTGGATGAAAAATCTTTTCTTTCTATTAACCAAAAAAATTCAATTCCAAATAGCATAGATTTTAAAACATTGCGAAAAGCTATTGAAGTGAATAGTATGAGCAATCAGCTACCTATTTTATATGTTTCTTCGTTGCTACCTTACAAACCTGCTGTTGGATTGGTTGAACCATCTATTCTTGGTGTGTTACAAAATAACACTGTTTGGAGAAGAGCTAGAAGAGAGTTTTTTTCAAGATTTATGAATGAAATGTCTCAAAGAAGTATCATATCAGATGAAGTAAATAAAATTGCAAATTCATTGAATCTTTCATCTGTAGAATTTGCACAAAGAGGTTGGAAAGATACAGTATTTGCTGGAGATTTAGACATATTGATACAGATAGCTTTTGAAGAAAATGAAAATGGAAAAGATTATAGTTTAATTGGTAAAATATTTGATAAAACTGGAAAAATAGTTTTTGAAAAAGAACAAGTGTTTTCCAGTGAAGATGCAGAAAAAACGGCAGCAAATTTATATTATTTGCTCCAAATAAACTTACCAATAGAAGGAAATATTATTAAAAAAAGTAAAAAGGAAGTTACAATTAATTTAGGAAAAAATAATTACGTCTCTGAGACTGATTTATTTGCTATTTTAGCTCAAAAAAATCCTATGAGTCCACCAGATAAAGTTATTGGCTATGGAAAAGTTAAAGAAATTCGTGAAAAGGAAAGTCAAATAGAAATTCTAGCAGGACAAGATTTGGTTGAAAAAAATGAAGTTTTAAGAGTGATCCGTTATCCAGAAAATGTTATTCAGCATGAAATTCAAAAACGGATTGCTGGTTATTGAATGATGTTTTTGAGTGATTTAAAATTGAGGTTAAAATTGAAAAAAAAGTTAATATTTTTAAGTGTTTTTTTATTTACTGGGTGTTATTCATTTGAACAAGGATATGGACAATTTTCATTGCTTCTAAAGCAACAAAAAATTGAAGATGTGCTTGAGGAAAATAAAGAAACAAAAGATCGAATTGAAAAATTGAAATTAGTGAAACCCATTTTGGCGTATGCTGAATCTGAAATAGGATTAACACCTGGGAATAGTTATAAAAAATATATTGCATTAGAATCCACATCTGTTTCTTGGGTGGTTCAGGGAGCTGAGAAAAGAAAATTAAAATTAAAAACCTGGTGGTTTCCTTTCGTTGGAAGTCAACCTTATTTAGGTTTCTTTGAAAAAGATAAAGCTTTTAAAAAGAGAGATGAACTAAAAAATGAAGGATTTGATACAGTAATGGGTGGTGTTTCTGCATTTTCATTATTAGGATATTATCCTGATCCTATTTATTCATCTATGCTCGATCAATCAAGTTTATCAGAATTTATAGAAGTTTTAATTCATGAATCCGTACATAGAACTTTGTATATTCCAGACTATTATTCATTTAATGAAAATTTAGCTGATTTTATAGCAAAGAGAGCCACAGTTCATTTTTTAGATTTGCATCCTGAATTAAAAATAAATTCCCAGGAATATTTTTCGCAGTATAAAAAGAATTTATTAGCTCAGAAAAAGTTTCAAGAATATTTAGGAAAAGTTAAAAAAGAGATAACAGAATTTTATGAGTATGCAGAAAAAAACTCAGAATTTAATGATGAAAGTATTTTTTTGGCTGAAAGAGAAATTAAGTTTAATCAAATTGCAAGTGAGTATAAAAAATTTATGAATGGATTGGAAATTGGTACTAATTATGAGTTTTCTTTTCAAAAAGGAAAGATTAATAATGCGGTAATTCTTAGTTATTCAATATATGAAGCAAAACAAGAGCCTCTTGAAAAAGCCTTTCAAAATGCAAAGCAAGATCTTAAGTTAATGCTTAATAACCTCAAGAATTGTTTATCTGGTTCTTTACAAGATGAGAAGGAACTTTGGAATAAGGTTGAAAATTGCCGCTCTGTAAGTGAGTCAAAACCATAAATATTGGAGTACTTGCTAAAAGAGTAAATCCAATGACTAAATAAGAAATTTGGCTTGATAAATAATCTGAAATGAATAAATTTAGACTTGGACTAAGTAACATACCAATAGAATAGACTATATTAATAAATCCATAGCCTATATGATAAAGGCCTTTCAAATCGGTCAAATCAATTTCATCAGCAAAAGCAGATAATACCGGACTGATGGTAAAAGCACAGGCTACTCCTAAACAAGCCATTAAAATAAAATACATCATTAAATTTGTTGTACTTGAAGTCATAAATATGAAAATAAGTCCGCTTGCTAACATTCCAAAAGGGATTACCTGAATTTTCCCAAATTTTTCAGCTAACTTTGCTGCAATTGGAGAAACTAATGCAAGAGTTAATACTTGAGTACCAAATAATAGCCCAATCGTTTCGCTAGAGGCATTAAAATTTCTGGAAGCTAATAATGCAATGCTAGGTTCTAAATAAGATAACATAAATGATTCAAGCAAAACAATTCCAGTTAGAGCTAGCAGAGTTTTATTGTGAGCTGTTATTTTTATGAAATTTACTAAATTATATGCTCTTTTTTCAGTAAATACTTCGCTGTTTTTTGAAATACTTATTATTACAAGCATACTAAGAAGAGTAATCAATCCTACTATATAAAATGGAAAAAATATCCCACCAAATTCATACATAAAACCAGCAAATGGAGCACCTATTAAGTGTCCAATAGAAACACCAATCATTGCAGTTGCAAGGGCTGAAGATCTGTGTTGTGGATGCACACTTTGAGCTACTAAACTCAATCCACATGTCCAAGTAATTGCAGCTGCAGATCCTTGAAGAAATCTTGCAAATAATAAAGAAGAAAAGCTATTACTAAAAGGAAAAATGATACAAGATATAAGCAGTAACAAACCGCCAATCAATAATGCATTTTTATTTCCAATACTTTTAGCAATTAAATATACAAAAGGTACAAAGACAAAAAGCCCAATTGCATACATAGCTAAGAATATACTGATATAAGTATCATTTAAATTTAAAATTTTATCAGTATAGATTGGAATTAATGGGACAATTATTCCATAACTCATAGCGTCAACAAACATAGCAAAAGCTACAGCAATAACAGTAACAATTTTATTATTAATTTTATTCATAAACATCAGCATGACACAACACCTATTTGCTTTCTTTTATTCAAAAA
This is a stretch of genomic DNA from Pigmentibacter ruber. It encodes these proteins:
- a CDS encoding MFS transporter; the protein is MLMFMNKINNKIVTVIAVAFAMFVDAMSYGIIVPLIPIYTDKILNLNDTYISIFLAMYAIGLFVFVPFVYLIAKSIGNKNALLIGGLLLLISCIIFPFSNSFSSLLFARFLQGSAAAITWTCGLSLVAQSVHPQHRSSALATAMIGVSIGHLIGAPFAGFMYEFGGIFFPFYIVGLITLLSMLVIISISKNSEVFTEKRAYNLVNFIKITAHNKTLLALTGIVLLESFMLSYLEPSIALLASRNFNASSETIGLLFGTQVLTLALVSPIAAKLAEKFGKIQVIPFGMLASGLIFIFMTSSTTNLMMYFILMACLGVACAFTISPVLSAFADEIDLTDLKGLYHIGYGFINIVYSIGMLLSPSLNLFISDYLSSQISYLVIGFTLLASTPIFMVLTHLQSGNFQPYSKVPSHLVKNQINNS
- a CDS encoding APC family permease; translation: MELKRGISTSGILFASVSATIGSGWLFGSLYASKMAGPAAILSWLIGAVAIIIIALCFSELSTMFPVSGGMSIFPQLTHGNLVSFMLGWISWLAFIVIVPIEVLAVIQYAANFFPDLMLKDKLTASGYVLAFFLTAFLLLINVTSAKFMSKTSFYITIWKIFIPCLLIVLFFYKSSHFENLTSHGFAPNGMHGIFASLSIGGIILAYNGFQPGVALAGETKNPQKSIPIAIIGSMLICMVIYCLLQLAFILAIPPELLGQGWDKLTFPGEAGPFAGLATVIGIAWFGMILYSDALISPFGSGIVFMASSARASYSMSKSGQMPMMFQKLSKNGVPVLGLIVSFIVSLLIFAFLDNWQEMAAFYAAAICLCNAVIPVTLYVLRKDFPNLPRPFKVFNYRIVSFLAFYISSMLLFWSGWNIMLKLSVIIVIGFFSLILIRKFSNQTFSFDLLGFSWLLFYMLSLGVVTYHGTYDGGSGAIKNGVDFLLIAIICFVSLILATKFKLSKEKSNIAINKTIQELQNERKKYSNQQVA
- a CDS encoding FMN-binding glutamate synthase family protein yields the protein MRNLFIIISSSLLLLNMIAYFIYPPFLFSLIIIVPVIIVGIKDMLQTSQTLKRNFPVLAHFRYMFEMIRPEIQQYFIESDTDGVPFNREQRTVVYQRAKAVRDSVPFGTRKNVYQIGYEWVNHSLQPTSMSPENLRLMIGGKDCLQPYSANLLNISAMSYGSLSKNAILALNGGAKDGGFAQNTGEGGITPYHLENGGDIIWQIGTGYFGCRNKDGSFNELEFVKKAAHIPQIKMIEIKLSQGAKPGHGGILPAKKVTPEIAEIRGVPMGRDVLSPPAHSAFTSPTEMMYFIGKLRKLSGGKPVGIKLCLGNKWEFVALCKAMLLTNMMPDYISIDGGEGGTGAAPLEFTNSVGTPGIDALIFVHNCLVGFGLRKKIRIMSSGKVTTGFEMIKLIALGADLVYSARGMLLALGCIQALKCNSNDCPTGITTQDPQLIQGLVVKDKRKRVSHFHHETIKSMVEIIDAMGLEGTHELRPWHVMRRVSETESKSYAEIFEYIPEGSLLSNNIPASFETAVKLASPETFKPLFV
- a CDS encoding aminopeptidase, with amino-acid sequence MKKKLIFLSVFLFTGCYSFEQGYGQFSLLLKQQKIEDVLEENKETKDRIEKLKLVKPILAYAESEIGLTPGNSYKKYIALESTSVSWVVQGAEKRKLKLKTWWFPFVGSQPYLGFFEKDKAFKKRDELKNEGFDTVMGGVSAFSLLGYYPDPIYSSMLDQSSLSEFIEVLIHESVHRTLYIPDYYSFNENLADFIAKRATVHFLDLHPELKINSQEYFSQYKKNLLAQKKFQEYLGKVKKEITEFYEYAEKNSEFNDESIFLAEREIKFNQIASEYKKFMNGLEIGTNYEFSFQKGKINNAVILSYSIYEAKQEPLEKAFQNAKQDLKLMLNNLKNCLSGSLQDEKELWNKVENCRSVSESKP